A genomic window from Glycine max cultivar Williams 82 chromosome 17, Glycine_max_v4.0, whole genome shotgun sequence includes:
- the LOC100807827 gene encoding B-box zinc finger protein 20: MDGSFIIVVLPPLPFDHIYPSQSLPTFYEHWPTPTLPLFSLSSFKLLTPMKIQCDVCNKHEASVFCTADEAALCDGCDHRVHHANKLASKHQRFSLLRPSPKQHPLCDICQERRAFTFCQQDRAILCKECDVSIHSANEHTLKHDRFLLTGVKLSASAMLRSSETTSDSNSNPSLLNFSHQTTLLPPSSTTTTTTSNNNNNKVAVEGTGSTSASSISEYLIETLPGWQVEDFLDSYSVPFGFCKNDEVLPRFDGEMEGHLSSFSTENMGIWVPQAPPTLMCSSQMDRVIVHGETNIKGSSRSRLKDDNFTVPQISPPSNSKRARFLW; this comes from the exons ATGGATGGCTCATTTATCATAGTAGTGCTTCCTCCTTTACCATTTGACCATATTTATCCATCTCAATCACTTCCCACTTTTTATGAGCATTGGCCAACCCCCACGCTTCCTTTATTCTCCCTCTCAAGCTTCAAGCTACTCACACCAATGAAGATCCAGTGCGACGTTTGCAACAAACACGAGGCCTCCGTCTTCTGCACCGCCGATGAAGCCGCCCTCTGCGACGGCTGCGACCACCGTGTCCACCATGCCAACAAACTCGCCTCCAAACACCAACGCTTCTCTCTTCTCCGCCCTTCTCCTAAACAACACCCTCTCTGCGATATTTGCCAG GAGAGAAGAGCCTTTACATTCTGTCAGCAAGACAGAGCGATTCTCTGCAAAGAGTGTGACGTGTCAATTCACTCTGCCAACGAACACACCCTTAAGCACGATAGGTTCCTTCTCACCGGTGTTAAACTTTCTGCTTCTGCTATGCTTCGTTCGTCAGAAACTACCTCTGATTCAAACTCAAACCCTTCTCTTCTTAACTTTTCACACCAAACAACATTACTACCTccatcttccaccaccaccaccaccaccagcaacaacaacaacaacaaggttGCTGTTGAAGGAACTGGTTCAACTAGTGCTAGCAGCATATCGGAGTATTTGATAGAGACTCTTCCTGGGTGGCAAGTTGAAGACTTTCTTGATTCATATTCTGTTCCCTTTGGTTTCTGTAAG AATGATGAAGTGTTGCCACGGTTTGATGGTGAAATGGAGGGGCATCTGAGTTCTTTCTCAACCGAGAACATGGGGATCTGGGTTCCTCAAGCGCCACCAACTCTTATGTGTTCTTCACAAATGGATCGGGTGATAGTTCACGGTGAGACCAATATCAAAGGTAGCAGCAGATCAAGGTTGAAGGATGATAATTTCACTGTTCCACAGATTagtcctccttccaattccaaGAGAGCCAGATTTCTGTGGtag